One Phocoena phocoena chromosome 5, mPhoPho1.1, whole genome shotgun sequence genomic region harbors:
- the TMPRSS11F gene encoding LOW QUALITY PROTEIN: transmembrane protease serine 11F (The sequence of the model RefSeq protein was modified relative to this genomic sequence to represent the inferred CDS: inserted 2 bases in 1 codon) — MSFSSIPFHESKLTHVSVTDCGIRMTSSYMPLLASSSTERVVQGSETAMEGEWPWQASLQLIGAGHQCGASLISNTWLLTAAHCFRKHKDPSQWIATVGTTITPPAVPRSVRKITFHENYHRETNENDIALAQLATRVEFSNVVXRVCLPDSSIKLPSKTSVFVTRFGSIVDDGPTQNRFRQARVETISTDVCNRKDVYDGLITSGMLCAGFMDGKADACKGDCGGPLVYDNHDIWYLVSIVSWGQSCALPKKPGVYTRVSQYRGWIASKTGI, encoded by the exons ATGtccttttcttccattccttttcATGAAAGCAAACTAACGCATGTTTCTGTGACAGACTGTGGAATAAGGATGACATCTTCATACATGCCATTACTAGCATCGTCTTCTACTGAAAGGGTTGTCCAAGGAAGTGAAACAGCTATGGAAGGGGAGTGGCCATGGCAGGCCAGCCTCCAGCTCATAGGGGCAGGCCATCAGTGCGGAGCTAGCCTCATCAGTAACACTTGGCTGCTCACGGCCGCTCACTGCTTCCGCAA ACATAAAGACCCAAGTCAATGGATTGCTACTGTTGGCACGACTATAACACCACCTGCAGTGCCACGAAGTGTGAGGAAAATTACCTTTCATGAGAATTACCatagagaaacaaatgaaaatgacattGCTTTGGCTCAGCTTGCTACCCGAGTTGAGTTTTCAAATGTAGT CAGAGTTTGCCTCCCAGATTCATCCATAAAGTTGCCATCTAAAACAAGTGTATTCGTCACAAGGTTTGGATCCATTGTAGATGATG GACCTACACAAAATAGATTTCGGCAAGCCAGGGTGGAAACCATAAGCACTGATGTGTGTAACAGAAAGGATGTGTATGATGGCCTGATAACTTCAGGAATGTTATGTGCTGGATTCATGGATGGAAAAGCAGATGCATGTAAG ggAGATTGTGGTGGACCTCTGGTTTATGATAATCATGACATCTGGTACCTTGTCAGTATAGTAAGTTGGGGACAATCATGTGCTCTTCCCAAAAAACCTGGGGTCTACACAAGAGTGAGTCAGTATCGAGGCTGGATTGCCTCAAAGACTGGTATCTAG